One window of the Granulicella arctica genome contains the following:
- a CDS encoding HNH endonuclease, producing MTDLDVRVGVFRQPAMQTPVLVLNASYEPINICGARRALVLVLKGVARTEEEQGAILHAARMHVAMPSVIRLLDYRRIPHQTRALSRKNILLRDRNCCQYCSVVLTAGELTLDHVIPRSRGGLSTWENLVACCHDCNRRKGNQMLHELTEMKLQREPRPFSLHTSRHIMRMIGSADPSWRRYLYFESEPAA from the coding sequence ATGACAGATCTCGATGTGCGCGTTGGAGTGTTCCGCCAACCGGCGATGCAGACTCCCGTCCTGGTACTGAATGCAAGTTATGAGCCGATTAACATCTGCGGAGCGAGACGAGCCCTGGTGCTGGTTCTGAAGGGCGTCGCGCGAACGGAAGAGGAGCAGGGCGCAATTCTGCATGCGGCCAGGATGCATGTGGCTATGCCGAGCGTGATCCGTTTGCTGGACTACCGGCGTATTCCGCATCAGACGCGGGCGCTAAGCCGGAAGAATATCCTGCTACGCGACCGGAACTGCTGCCAATATTGCAGCGTCGTGCTGACCGCGGGCGAGCTGACGCTCGACCATGTGATCCCGCGATCCCGAGGTGGCTTGTCGACCTGGGAAAATCTCGTTGCGTGCTGCCATGATTGCAACCGGCGGAAAGGCAACCAGATGTTGCACGAATTGACAGAGATGAAGCTGCAGCGCGAGCCTCGTCCATTCAGTTTGCACACCTCGCGGCACATCATGCGAATGATTGGCAGTGCGGATCCAAGCTGGCGACGGTATCTTTACTTCGAGTCTGAGCCTGCAGCATAA
- a CDS encoding ComF family protein has translation MESDRFAGQFAAADVLCTTCRFVPPSFERATAFGVYKDELRTLVHLLKYERVRAAAKPLGKMLARAIDMLELTGDVAMIAVPLYPTKERQRGYNQAMLLADAAARLTGRTNVRLRAAHGLLRRVRDTESQFALSSKGRRTNLRGAFAVPDASAISGRTVLLIDDIYTTGATARECARVLVRAGAAKVFVATLARAQTERVERWDAGFETAKLEVSGNGLAQTGRIAT, from the coding sequence ATGGAGAGTGACCGCTTTGCGGGGCAGTTTGCCGCTGCGGATGTACTTTGTACGACCTGCCGATTTGTACCTCCCTCGTTCGAGCGAGCCACGGCATTCGGTGTGTATAAGGACGAACTGCGAACACTGGTCCACCTGCTTAAATATGAGCGCGTACGGGCTGCGGCGAAACCGCTTGGCAAGATGCTGGCGCGCGCGATTGACATGCTGGAACTTACGGGCGATGTGGCGATGATTGCGGTGCCGCTGTACCCGACCAAGGAGCGTCAGCGAGGCTACAACCAGGCGATGCTGCTGGCAGATGCTGCGGCAAGATTGACCGGCAGGACGAACGTTCGACTCCGGGCAGCCCATGGATTGTTGCGACGAGTGCGCGATACGGAAAGCCAGTTTGCGCTGAGTTCCAAGGGCCGCCGGACCAACCTCCGGGGTGCCTTTGCAGTGCCTGACGCCTCTGCGATTTCGGGTCGAACGGTGCTCCTGATCGATGACATCTACACGACCGGAGCGACCGCCCGAGAGTGTGCGCGTGTCCTGGTGCGAGCCGGAGCGGCGAAGGTTTTTGTTGCGACATTAGCGAGGGCGCAGACAGAGCGGGTGGAGCGCTGGGATGCAGGTTTTGAAACGGCAAAGCTTGAAGTAAGCGGGAACGGTCTGGCACAGACCGGGCGGATTGCAACGTAG